From Orcinus orca chromosome 3, mOrcOrc1.1, whole genome shotgun sequence, a single genomic window includes:
- the FTMT gene encoding ferritin, mitochondrial, translating to MLPCFLFLSKHISTSLVSLRRARHGFALPPRWVPRRPWGSPPAAPGRLLATAASSRGPAGPAGASSSVRQNFHPDCEAAINRQINLELCASYVYLSMAYYFSRDDVALHNFARYFLRLSREETEHAEKLMRLQNQRGGQICLQDIKKPDQDDWKSGLNAMECALLLEKNVNQSLLELHTLASDKGDPHLCDFLETHYLNEQVKSIKQLGDHVHNLVKMGAPDSGLAEFLFDRHTLGNENNQN from the coding sequence ATGCTGCCCTGTTTCTTGTTCCTCTCCAAGCACATCAGCACTTCGTTGGTGTCCCTGCGCAGGGCGCGCCACGGCTTCGCGCTCCCGCCGCGCTGGGTCCCCAGGCGGCCCTGGGGCTCCCCGCCTGCCGCCCCCGGCCGCCTGCTGGCCACAGCCGCGTCCTCGCGGGGACCAGCAGGACCAGCCGGCGCCTCCTCCAGCGTGCGCCAGAACTTCCACCCGGACTGCGAGGCCGCCATCAACCGCCAGATCAACCTGGAGCTCTGTGCGTCCTACGTGTACTTGTCTATGGCCTATTACTTCTCCCGAGATGACGTGGCCTTGCACAACTTCGCCAGATATTTCCTTCGACTGTCCCGGGAGGAGACCGAGCACGCGGAGAAGCTGATGAGGCTGCAGAACCAGCGGGGAGGACAGATCTGCCTACAGGACATCAAGAAACCGGACCAGGACGACTGGAAAAGCGGGCTGAATGCCATGGAGTGCGCTCTGCtcttggaaaagaatgtgaaccaGTCGTTGCTGGAATTGCACACTCTGGCCTCAGACAAAGGTGACCCCCATTTGTGCGATTTCCTGGAAACCCACTATCTGAATGAGCaggtgaagtctatcaaacaACTAGGTGACCACGTGCACAACTTGGTTAAGATGGGAGCCCCGGATTCTGGCCTGGCAGAGTTCCTTTTTGACAGACATACCCttggaaatgaaaacaatcaGAACTAA